One part of the Malus sylvestris chromosome 2, drMalSylv7.2, whole genome shotgun sequence genome encodes these proteins:
- the LOC126613730 gene encoding 60S ribosomal protein L22-3, protein MSRGTAAGPKGKKKGVTFTIDCGKPVEDKIMDIASLEKFLQERIKVGGKAGALGDAVSVTREKSKITVTSDSNFSKRYLKYLTKKYLKKHNVRDWLRVIASNKDRNVYELRYFNIADNEGEEED, encoded by the exons ATGAGTCGAGGAACTGCAGCAGGTCCCAAGGGGAAAAAGAAGGGAGTGACTTTTACCATTGATTGTGGAAAGCCAGTGGAGGACAAGATCATGGACATTGCTTCCCTTGAGAAATTTCTTCAGGAGAGGATCAAGGTTGGAGGCAAGGCTGGTGCACTTGGTGACGCCGTCAGTGTGACCCGTGAGAAGAGCAAGATCACTGTCACCTCTGACAGTAACTTCTCAAAGAG GTATCTGAAGTACTTGACAAAGAAGTacctaaagaaacacaacgtgcGAGATTGGCTTCGGGTGATTGCTTCCAACAAGGATAGAAATGTCTACGAACTGAGGTACTTCAACATTGCCGATAACGAAGGGGAGGAGGAAGATTAA